Proteins from a single region of Gossypium arboreum isolate Shixiya-1 chromosome 1, ASM2569848v2, whole genome shotgun sequence:
- the LOC108465752 gene encoding LOW QUALITY PROTEIN: uncharacterized protein LOC108465752 (The sequence of the model RefSeq protein was modified relative to this genomic sequence to represent the inferred CDS: inserted 2 bases in 1 codon), with protein MGFIDIVFQWSLEDIFNDNLYEDQVEMIPVSFQSAEQYFGSYLLPLLDETRAALRSSMEVIARAPYAEVTYLNESKSHGTLLLDVNVDYWRNRFSDREKEPYKTLPGDVFVIANVKPETASDLQRVGRTWIFALVTNIQEDDDEDNSSSTSFKVKALEDFVSKDEAQKSLFVVHLTNLTTNTRIWSALHMERNLKIIKEVLHADSMVAESCSLCSSDIGGNWNEIFLKNLLSKLNESQKNSLVACLNKMSCNHKSHVELIWGPPGTGKTKTVSVLLFALLRMKYRTLTCAPTNIAITEVVACVLKLVKEAKKACSVADDQFCSLGDILLFGSKESLKVDSEIEEIFLDYRVKRLTECFGPLGWWHCFTSMITFLEDCVPEYHIFLENESTKKQEHVREDENQEKGCCSETDGKKGIHKSFLEYARERFATTALPLRRCVSILHTHIPKIYFQAHNFKDLETLSGLLNSLETCLFFDGLASEEVEELLLLSKDDKLLPQNLCDTSRLLCSIRSQCLSVLRRLRDSLGQLKLPSARNKDSLVQFCFQTASLFFSTACSSYKLYKLEMKPLNVLVIDEAAQLKECESAIPLQLPGIVHSILIGDEWQLPATVQSNVSNEAGFGRSLFQRLTTLGHSKHLLNIQYRMHPSISFFPNACFYNKRILDAAGVKHKSYEKHYLPWPMFGPYSFINVSGREEKDDAGRSHRNMVEVALVQRLVQTLFKAWNSSRERLSVGIISPYAAQVVAIQEKLGRKYEKTDGFAVKVKSVDGFQGGEEDIIIISTVRSNSSGALGFVSNAQRTNVALTRARHCLWILGDGRTLAKHESVWQGLVHDAKMRHCFFNADEEKGLAKAIFDAKKEFDQLDDLLNHDSVLFKNARWKVLFSDNFRKSFGKVKSAQTQKSVLNLLLKLSCGWRPKKRNVDLICESSSMVLKQFKVEDLYIVCSIDVVKEQRYTQVLKAWDLLPLEDIVRLVKRLDGIFKMYTDDFICHCNKKYLEGDLEVPKSWTTSFDIVRFKTLSQDEIKNSSCGSNASDNRCYLENSKVSESLLLMKFYSLSSGVVSHLLFDHDGREPESPFEVTDHERDIILFPRSTFILGRSGTGKTTVLTMKLFKQEQLHLLTTEGFDAVNTNRVNDVCLANRNMGGVGGTEATPLRQLFVTVSPKLCYAVKHHVLQLKRFVSGGNFSLEGAFQDVDDTDGAAQFKDIPDSFVDILPKAYPLVITLQKFLIMLDGTIGNSFFEKFYDARELSNMEVVNAPTLVRNCIRTREVTYEKFCSIYWPHFNANLTNKLDSSRVFTEIMSHIKGGLRSGTSYDGRLNAEDYVKLSEGRVSALSSHERQMIYDIFQDYEKMKGENGEFDMADVVVDLHVRLQNERYEGDIMDFVYIDEVQDLTMRQIALFKHVCKNVSEGFVFCGDTAQTIARGIDFRFEDIRSLFYKEFVLESKCETNHEKRRRVKYLKXFHLSQNFRTHDGVLRLAQSVIDLLYHFFPLFVDILCPETSLIYGEAPIWLESDKEDNVVAKIFTNSGNAGAHMVGFGAEQVILVRDDPAKNEILKYVGKQALVLTIVECKGLEFQDVLLYNFFGSSPLKNQWRVVYEYMKEQGFLDASCPSPNFKQAKHNIMCSELKQLYVAITRTRQRLWICENVKEFSEPVFNYWKRKCLVQVRKLDDSLAQAMQVASSSEEWKSRGYKVCCFLL; from the exons ATGGGTTTCATTGATATTGTGTTTCAATGGTCTCTTGAAGACATATTCAACGATAATCTTTATGAGGATCAA GTGGAAATGATTCCAGTTTCATTTCAGTCGGCGGAACAATATTTTGGGTCATATCTTTTGCCTTTGTTGGACGAGACACGCGCAGCATTGCGCTCATCTATGGAAGTTATAGCTAGAGCACCATACGCCGAAGTGACATATCTTAATGAATCAAAGTCACATGGAACATTGCTGCTTGACGTGAATGTTGATTACTGGAGAAACAGGTTCAGTGATCGTGAGAAGGAACCATACAAAACATTGCCTGGAGATGTTTTTGTCATAGCAAATGTGAAACCTGAAACTGCTTCTGATTTGCAAAGGGTAGGAAGAACCTGGATTTTTGCCCTAGTCACAAATATCCAAGAGGATGATGATGAGGATAATAGCTCATCTACTTCATTCAAAGTGAAAGCACTGGAAGATTTTGTTTCTAAAGATGAAGCGCAGAAATCACTATTTGTAGTTCACTTGACAAATCTAACCACAAACACACGAATATGGAGTGCATTGCACATGGAAAGAAACTTAAAGATTATCAAAGAGGTTTTGCACGCCGATTCCATG GTGGCAGAAAGCTGCAGTCTCTGTTCTTCAGATATTGGTGGAAACTGGAATGAGATTTTTCTGAAAAACTTGCTATCTAAACTGAATGAATCTCAAAAGAATTCGCTTGTTGCTTGTCTCAACAAAATGTCGTGCAATCACAAGTCTCATGTGGAACTTATTTGGGGTCCACCAGGAACTGGGAAAACTAAAACTGTTAGTGTGCTGCTGTTTGCTCTGTTGAGGATGAAGTACAGAACACTCACTTGTGCCCCGACAAATATTGCAATTACAGAAGTAGTTGCATGTGTCTTAAAGCTGGTAAAAGAAGCTAAGAAAGCATGCTCTGTAGCTGATGATCAGTTTTGTTCGTTGGGAGACATCCTCTTATTTGGCAGTAAAGAGAGTCTTAAAGTTGATTCTGAGATTGAAGAAATATTTCTGGATTATCGTGTAAAAAGGCTTACAGAGTGCTTTGGGCCACTAGGTTGGTGGCACTGCTTTACTTCAATGATTACTTTTCTTGAAGATTGTGTTCCTGAGTACCATATTTTCTTAGAAAATGAATCAACCAAAAAGCAGGAACATGTTAGAGAAGATGAAAACCAGGAGAAAGGATGTTGCAGTGAAACTGATGGTAAGAAGGGGATACACAAATCATTTCTTGAATATGCAAGAGAAAGATTTGCCACTACTGCATTACCACTGAGAAGATGTGTGTCAATTTTACACACTCATATACCCAAAATCTACTTTCAGGCACATAATTTCAAAGACCTTGAAACTCTTTCAGGCCTGCTCAATTCATTAGAAACATGCCTGTTTTTTGATGGTTTAGCTTCTGAAGAAGTGGAGGAGCTCCTTTTACTTTCAAAAGATGATAAATTGCTTCCCCAAAATCTCTGTGACACATCTCGCTTGTTGTGCTCAATAAGAAGCCAGTGTCTTTCTGTTTTGAGAAGGCTCCGTGATTCTCTTGGTCAGCTTAAACTGCCAAGTGCAAGGAACAAAGATTCCTTAGTACAGTTCTGCTTTCAAACGGCTTCTTTATTCTTTTCCACTGCATGCAGTTCTTATAAACTATATAAACTGGAAATGAAACCACTGAATGTGTTGGTAATAGATGAAGCAGCGCAGTTGAAAGAATGTGAATCAGCCATACCCCTGCAACTGCCGGGTATTGTACATTCAATTCTTATCGGTGACGAATGGCAATTGCCTGCCACAGTTCAAAGCAAT GTTTCTAATGAAGCTGGCTTTGGAAGAAGTTTATTCCAAAGGTTGACTACTTTGGGTCATTCAAAGCACCTACTGAATATTCAGTACAGAATGCATCCATCAATCAGTTTCTTCCCAAATGCGTGTTTCTATAATAAAAGGATCTTGGATGCAGCTGGTGTTAAGCATAAGAGTTACGAGAAACATTATCTTCCGTGGCCTATGTTTGGCCCCTATTCCTTTATAAATGTATCTGGaagagaagaaaaggatgatGCTGGGCGTAGCCACAGAAATATGGTTGAGGTTGCCCTTGTGCAGAGATTGGTGCAAACTCTGTTCAAAG CATGGAATAGCTCAAGAGAGAGACTCAGCGTTGGCATAATTTCTCCCTATGCTGCTCAAGTTGTCGCAATTCAGGAGAAACTTGGTAGGAAATATGAGAAAACTGATGGCTTTGCAGTGAAGGTGAAGTCAGTTGATGGGTTCCAGGGTGGTGAAGAAGATATTATAATAATATCAACTGTGAGATCCAATAGTTCAGGAGCACTTGGTTTTGTATCCAATGCTCAAAGAACTAATGTTGCTCTTACGAGGGCTAG GCACTGCCTCTGGATTTTGGGGGATGGAAGAACCCTGGCCAAACATGAATCTGTTTGGCAGGGTTTAGTGCATGATGCAAAGATGCGTCATTGTTTCTTTAATGCTGATGAAGAAAAGGGATTGGCTAAAGCTATATTTGATGCCAAGAAAGAGTTTGATCAGCTTGATGACTTGCTTAATCACGATAGTGTTCTATTCAAGAATGCTAGGTGGAAG GTTCTTTTCAGTGATAACTTCAGAAAGTCATTTGGGAAGGTGAAATCTGCCCAGACTCAGAAATCAGTTTTAAACCTTCTGTTAAAACTTTCCTGCGGCTGGCGGCCTAAGAAGAGAAATGTGGATTTAATTTGTGAAAGCTCTTCTATGGTCTTGAAACAATTTAAGGTTGAAGATCTTTATATTGTCTGCTCAATTGATGTAGTGAAGGAACAGAGGTACACTCAAGTATTGAAGGCTTGGGATCTTTTGCCATTAGAGGATATTGTGAGGCTGGTTAAGCGCCTTGATGGCATCTTCAAAATGTATACAGATGATTTTATCTGTCATTGCAATAAGAAATATTTGGAGGG ggATTTGGAAGTTCCGAAAAGTTGGACAACCTCATTTGATATTGTCAGGTTTAAAACTTTAAGCCAAGATGAAATAAAAAACAGTTCATGTGGTAGTAATGCTTCAGATAATAGATGTTACTTAGAGAACTCAAAAGTCAGTGAGAGCTTACTGCTGATGAAGTTCTACTCTTTATCATCGGGTGTTGTGAGCCACCTTCTCTTTGATCATGATGGAAGAGAACCAGAAAGTCCATTCGAGGTGACAGACCATGAACGTGATATAATTTTATTCCCAAGAAGCACTTTTATATTAGGCAGGTCAGGCACCGGGAAGACTACTGTGCTGACTATGAAGTTGTTTAAGCAAGAGCAACTGCACCTGTTAACAACTGAAGGTTTTGATGCAGTTAACACAAATAGGGTTAATGATGTCTGTCTGGCAAACAGAAATATGGGTGGTGTTGGAGGCACTGAAGCAACTCCATTGCGCCAGCTTTTTGTCACAGTCAGTCCTAAACTTTGTTATGCGGTGAAACATCATGTTCTTCAATTGAAAAG GTTTGTCAGCGGTGGAAACTTTTCTCTAGAGGGTGCTTTTCAAGATGTTGATGATACTGATGGTGCAGCACAGTTCAAGGATATTCCCGATTCATTTGTGGATATTCTTCCCAAGGCATACCCACTTGTCATAACTTTGCAAAAGTTTCTGATTATGCTTGATGGAACAATTGGCAACTCATTCTTCGAGAAATTCTATGATGCCAGGGAGCTATCAAATATGGAAGTTGTAAATGCTCCAACCTTGGTACGAAATTGTATAAGAACAAGGGAGGTAACCTATGAGAAGTTTTGTTCAATTTATTGGCCTCATTTTAATGCTAACCTGACAAATAAGCTTGACTCATCCAGAGTCTTCACAGAGATAATGTCTCATATAAAAGGGGGCCTGAGATCAGGGACTTCCTATGATGGTAGACTCAATGCGGAGGATTATGTAAAACTATCTGAGGGTCGGGTGTCTGCCTTAAGTTCACATGAGAGGCAAATGATATATGATATTTTTCAAGATTACGAAAAAATGAAAGGAGAAAATGGTGAGTTTGATATGGCTGATGTTGTGGTTGATCTTCATGTAAGACTTCAAAATGAAAGGTATGAGGGTGACATCATGGATTTTGTTTATATCGATGAGGTGCAAGATCTTACAATGAGGCAGATTGCTCTTTTCAAACATGTTTGCAAAAATGTAAGTGAAGGCTTTGTTTTCTGTGGGGATACAGCACAAACTATTGCCAGGGGTATTGATTTTAGGTTTGAAGATATACGATCCCTTTTCTACAAGGAGTTTGTTTTGGAATCAAAATGTGAAACAAATCATGAGAAAAGGAGAAGGGTCAAATATCTAAA TTTCCACTTAAGCCAGAATTTTCGTACTCATGATGGTGTCCTGAGGTTAGCGCAGAGTGTCATTGATCTTCTTTACCATTTCTTTCCTTTATTTGTTGATATTTTATGCCCTGAAACTAGCCTTATATATGGGGAAGCCCCAATTTGGCTTGAATCTGACAAGGAAGACAATGTAGTTGCCAAAATATTCACAAACAGTGGTAATGCTGGGGCACATATGGTTGGATTTGGAGCAGAGCAGGTCATATTAGTACGTGATGATCCTGccaagaatgaaattttaaagtaTGTTGGCAAGCAAGCTCTTGTTCTGACCATAGTGGAATGCAAAGGATTAGAGTTTCAG GATGTATTATTGTACAACTTTTTTGGTTCATCACCTTTAAAGAATCAGTGGAGAGTTGTATATGAATACATGAAGGAGCAAGGCTTTCTTGATGCCAGTTGTCCATCCCCAAATTTCAAACAGGCAAAACACAACATTATGTGCTCTGAATTGAAGCAGTTATATGTTGCCATCACCCGCACAAGGCAAAGGCTGTGGATTTGTGAAAATGTCAAAGAGTTTTCCGAGCCGGTGTTTAATTACTGGAAAAGGAAGTGCCTTGTTCAAGTTAGGAAGCTGGATGATTCTCTTGCACAAGCAATGCAAGTTGCAAGTAGTTCAGAAGAGTGGAAGTCACGTGGTTATAAGGTTTGCTGTTTCTTGCTTTAA